A genomic stretch from Erwinia sp. E_sp_B01_1 includes:
- the hpxX gene encoding oxalurate catabolism protein HpxX encodes MKQHSDWANYVAQMEQILGVPLDDERRAELLVQFTRIAGMAGPLMAFPLDDRLEVAGVYKA; translated from the coding sequence ATGAAGCAACATTCAGACTGGGCAAACTATGTGGCACAAATGGAGCAGATTCTGGGCGTGCCCCTGGATGATGAACGCCGTGCCGAACTGCTGGTACAGTTTACCCGTATTGCCGGAATGGCCGGGCCGTTGATGGCTTTCCCTCTTGACGATCGTCTGGAAGTGGCAGGAGTGTACAAAGCATGA